In one window of Streptomyces sp. FXJ1.172 DNA:
- a CDS encoding TetR/AcrR family transcriptional regulator C-terminal domain-containing protein — MSPEKRAPLDRRRVAETALRLLDEAGLEGLTLRAIARELDVKAPALYWHFKDKQALLDEMATEMYRRMAAGSVLDPDDSWQERLSKTGRGLRSALLGYRDGARVFSGSRFTGTEHAPALEANLRLLTQAGFSLVQAVDAARTVNAYTIGFVTEEQGVRPLPGERREGYDVEERARRLADFPLAAAAGELLFDDYDRQFEEGLAVVVAGIGARYGTG; from the coding sequence GTGAGCCCCGAGAAACGCGCCCCCCTGGACCGCCGCCGAGTCGCCGAGACGGCGCTGCGCCTGCTCGACGAGGCCGGTCTCGAGGGGCTGACACTGCGCGCCATCGCCAGGGAACTGGACGTCAAGGCGCCCGCCCTGTACTGGCACTTCAAGGACAAGCAGGCGCTGCTCGACGAGATGGCGACGGAGATGTACCGGCGGATGGCCGCCGGGAGCGTGCTCGATCCGGACGACAGCTGGCAGGAGCGGCTGTCGAAGACCGGCCGCGGGCTGCGCAGCGCGCTGCTCGGCTACCGCGACGGCGCCCGGGTCTTCAGCGGCTCACGCTTCACGGGCACCGAGCACGCCCCCGCCCTGGAGGCGAATCTGCGGCTGCTCACCCAGGCCGGGTTCAGCCTCGTGCAGGCGGTCGACGCGGCCCGCACGGTGAACGCGTACACCATCGGGTTCGTCACCGAGGAACAGGGCGTACGGCCCCTGCCGGGCGAGCGCCGGGAGGGGTACGACGTCGAGGAGCGGGCCCGGCGGCTGGCGGACTTCCCGCTCGCGGCGGCGGCCGGAGAGCTGCTCTTCGACGACTACGACCGCCAGTTCGAGGAAGGACTGGCGGTCGTGGTCGCGGGGATCGGGGCGCGGTACGGGACCGGCTGA
- a CDS encoding acyltransferase family protein gives MAAPSPGLAATPGPLIPRPAAATAPSGGRGSRLPALDGLRLVAALMVCLYHYTGRGGTVSASWHGSPSHLFPTLSRAAVYGNFGVQFFFVISGFVICMSSWGRTLGDFFRSRVARLYPAYWVALVLVTGASLALPAVVHAVRLDEFLVNLTMLQQPMGATRVLGVCWTLWVELRFYVLFALLVVLRGVTYRRVVLFACVWTLAAVLCHSSKNALLDQVIMPEYAPFFIGGLALYLIHRFGSDLLTWGIVAMSWLLAQREATVGLWGHHPHRDPYVVILIVTVAFAAVAVVALGWARWASWRWLVTAGALTYPFYLVHEHLGWFVIRVLHRGLGLAPWPTLAVTVLGMLGLAWLIHRFVETPFGPRLKRALKPVRIPAG, from the coding sequence ATGGCTGCTCCATCCCCCGGCCTCGCCGCCACCCCCGGACCCTTGATCCCCCGCCCGGCCGCCGCCACCGCCCCCTCGGGCGGGCGCGGGAGCCGGCTGCCGGCCCTGGACGGACTGCGGCTGGTGGCTGCCCTGATGGTCTGCCTCTACCACTACACCGGACGCGGCGGCACGGTCTCCGCGTCGTGGCACGGCAGCCCGTCGCACCTCTTCCCGACCCTGTCCCGGGCGGCCGTCTACGGCAATTTCGGTGTGCAGTTCTTCTTCGTCATCAGCGGTTTCGTGATCTGCATGAGCAGTTGGGGCCGTACCCTCGGTGACTTCTTCCGCTCCCGGGTCGCGCGTCTGTATCCCGCCTACTGGGTGGCCCTGGTCCTGGTCACGGGGGCGTCCCTCGCCCTGCCCGCCGTCGTCCACGCGGTCCGGCTGGACGAGTTCCTGGTGAACCTGACGATGCTGCAGCAGCCGATGGGTGCGACCCGGGTCCTCGGCGTGTGCTGGACGCTCTGGGTCGAGCTGCGTTTCTACGTGCTGTTCGCGCTGCTCGTCGTCCTGCGCGGGGTGACGTACCGCCGGGTGGTGCTGTTCGCGTGCGTCTGGACGCTGGCGGCCGTGCTGTGCCACAGCTCCAAGAACGCGCTGCTGGACCAGGTGATCATGCCCGAGTACGCCCCCTTCTTCATCGGCGGTCTGGCGCTGTACCTGATCCACCGCTTCGGCAGCGACCTGCTCACCTGGGGCATCGTCGCGATGTCCTGGCTGCTCGCCCAGCGGGAGGCCACCGTCGGTCTGTGGGGCCACCACCCGCACCGCGACCCGTACGTCGTCATCCTGATCGTCACCGTCGCCTTCGCGGCCGTGGCCGTCGTGGCGCTCGGCTGGGCCCGCTGGGCGTCCTGGCGCTGGCTGGTCACGGCCGGCGCGCTGACGTACCCGTTCTACCTGGTCCACGAGCACCTGGGCTGGTTCGTGATCCGGGTGCTGCACCGGGGCCTCGGCCTCGCTCCGTGGCCGACGCTCGCGGTGACCGTGCTGGGCATGCTGGGGCTGGCGTGGCTGATCCACCGCTTCGTGGAGACGCCGTTCGGACCCCGGCTGAAGCGGGCGCTCAAGCCGGTACGGATACCGGCCGGCTGA